A genomic region of Anopheles coustani chromosome 3, idAnoCousDA_361_x.2, whole genome shotgun sequence contains the following coding sequences:
- the LOC131260235 gene encoding kielin/chordin-like protein → MKIPILILATLVVGALCEEKCVPGTTFMEDCNKCRCSNTGQKACTRKMCPPNELSDDAQVRTEPVPNGESLSSADEKDEVHLQTNGQVCTPNEIKMQECNRCRCANNGIGWFCTRRVCPPREKRAAGTAKCTPGSTFMADDGCNTCHCNEDGRAACTRVMCEPLEGAELLRFRRETPESPAGPKCTPGTTFQAEDGCNTCYCDAQGRAACSLKFCASSDVSAFRSRLQRRQVKETKCTPGSTFMADDGCNTCHCNEDGRAACTRVMCEPLEGAELLRFRRETPESPAGPKCTPGTTFMAEDGCNTCYCDAQGRAACSLKFCASSDVSAFRSRLERRQVNEFPGMQKCTPGTTFRDADDCNTCYCNEDGRAACTRKACIRKDSELYKQLQQTQKSSNDASLTPDTEGQRQRRQVKEINCTPGTTFKSDDGCNNCFCDENGQAACTLMACLPNTGKVQHKRQTSGDLPQSEVAPGTPGFSCTPRSSFKYQCNTCLCSDDGKNAGCTFKFCIPGEW, encoded by the exons ATGAAGATTCCTATTCTGATTTTGGCAACGTTGGTTGTTGGAG CGCTGTGCGAAGAAAAGTGCGTCCCCGGCACGACGTTCATGGAAGATTGCAACAAATGTCGGTGCAGTAACACTGGTCAGAAAGCCTGCACGCGCAAGATGTGTCCCCCGAATGAACTATCGGACGATGCGCAAGTCCGCACGGAACCGGTTCCGAACGGCGAATCACTGTCGTCTGCGGACGAGAAGGATGAGGTGCATCTGCAAACCAATGGGCAAGTTTGTACACCTAACGAGATAAAGATGCAG GAATGCAATCGATGTCGGTGTGCAAACAATGGTATTGGTTGGTTCTGCACCCGACGAGTTTGCCCGCCACGAGAGAAGCGTGCGGCTGGCACTGCAAAATGCACCCCCGGATCGACGTTTATGGCCGATGATGGATGTAACACTTGTCACTGCAATGAAGATGGACGCGCCGCCTGTACGCGGGTTATGTGCGAGCCGCTGGAAGGCGCGGAACTACTCAGATTTAGAAGGGAAACCCCGGAGTCGCCTGCTGGACCGAAATGTACTCCTGGAACGACGTTCCAGGCCGAAGATGGTTGTAACACCTGCTACTGCGATGCACAGGGACGTGCTGCCTGCTCGCTGAAGTTCTGTGCCTCATCCGATGTATCGGCGTTCCGTAGCCGGCTGCAACGTAGACAAGTGAAGGAAACCAAGTGTACACCTGGATCGACGTTTATGGCCGATGATGGATGTAACACTTGTCACTGCAATGAAGATGGACGCGCCGCCTGTACGCGGGTTATGTGCGAGCCGCTGGAAGGCGCGGAACTCCTCAGATTTAGAAGGGAAACCCCGGAGTCGCCAGCTGGACCGAAATGTACCCCTGGAACGACGTTCATGGCCGAAGATGGCTGTAACACCTGCTACTGCGATGCCCAGGGACGTGCTGCCTGCTCGCTGAAGTTCTGTGCCTCATCCGATGTATCGGCGTTCCGTAGCCGGCTGGAACGTAGGCAAGTCAATGAGTTCCCGGGTATGCAAAAGTGCACCCCTGGTACGACGTTCAGAGACGCCGATGATTGTAATACTTGCTACTGCAATGAAGATGGACGCGCTGCTTGCACTCGGAAGGCATGTATAAGGAAAGATAGCGAGCTCTACAAACAGCTACAGCAGACCCAAAAGTCGTCAAACGACGCTAGCCTCACTCCCGATACCGAAGGACAGCGACAACGTAGACAAGTCAAGGAAATCAATTGTACTCCCGGAACAACTTTTAAGTCCGACGATGGATGTAACAACTGCTTCTGTGATGAAAATGGACAAGCTGCCTGCACTCTGATGGCATGCCTGCCCAATACCGGAAAGGTACAGCACAAACGACAAACATCCGGTGACTTGCCACAGTCAGAGGTCGCCCCTGGCACACCCGGATTCAGCTGCACGCCACGATCGTCATTCAAGTACCAGTGCAACACTTGTCTCTGCTCGGATGATGGCAAGAACGCTGGTTGTACCTTTAAGTTCTGCATTCCTGGCGAGTGGTAA
- the LOC131260230 gene encoding synaptogyrin produces MDIGGAYGGGKAGGAFDLIAFVQRPTVILRAVCWLFAIIVFGCVSSEGWREEANGKEYCIINRDGNACNYAVGIGVIAFLASMGFIAGEYLFEQMSSVKTRKHYVLADLGFSAFWSFLFFIGFCYLTNQWGKADDPPNGEGVNNVQASIVFSFFSIFTWAGCAYFAFLRFKAGVDPSFSSTYESDPSAAQQYSAYPASNDNDQFQEAPFSGQQQQQQQQSSDYSQPTY; encoded by the exons atGGATATCGGTGGAGCATATGGTGGTGGTAAAGCAGGGGGTGCATTCGATCTGATTGCATTCGTGCAACGACCAACGGTCATACTGCGTGCCGTTTGTTGG CTATTTGCGATCATCGTGTTTGGCTGTGTTTCGTCCGAAGGCTGGCGAGAGGAGGCTAACGGCAAGGAGTACTGCATAATTAATCGCGACGGTAACGCCTGTAACTATGCGGTCGGCATCGGCGTGATCGCTTTCCTCGCCTCGATGGGCTTCATTGCGGGCGAGTATCTGTTCGAGCAGATGTCCTCGGTGAAGACGAGAAAGCACTACGTGCTGGCCGATCTAGGATTCTCCG CCTTCTGGTCCTTCCTGTTCTTTATCGGATTTTGCTACCTCACCAACCAGTGGGGAAAGGCGGACGACCCGCCCAACGGCGAGGGTGTTAACAACGTGCAGGCTTCCATCGTATTTTCATTCTTCTCCATCTTCACTTGGGCCGGTTGCGCCTACTTTGCGTTTTTGCGCTTTAAGGCTGGTGTGGATCCGTCGTTCTCGTCAACCTACGAGTCCGATCCAAGTGCAGCCCAGCAGTATTCGGCCTATCCGGCCTCCAACGACAACGATCAGTTCCAGGAGGCACCTTTCTccggtcagcagcagcagcagcaacagcagagtT CGGACTATTCCCAGCCTACCTACTAA